A stretch of the Clostridia bacterium genome encodes the following:
- the panB gene encoding 3-methyl-2-oxobutanoate hydroxymethyltransferase, with protein sequence MPQDKLTVPQILAFKQQGRKITMLTAYDYVQAQLVEEAGVDMILVGDSLGMTMLGLASTVPVTMQDMLHHTKAVVRGAPNTFVVADLPFLSYQVSREAAIRNAGLLIKEGGADAVKLEGGGPMVEMARAIVEAGIPVQGHLGLTPQTAVQLGGYRVQGREERQARKIVEDARALEEAGCFSLVLECVPTGLAAEITRALSIPVIGIGAGPDCDGQVLVFHDVLGLFRRFVPKFVKQYAQLREPIVEAFRTYVREVQEGEFPDLEHSFK encoded by the coding sequence GTGCCCCAGGACAAGCTCACCGTGCCGCAAATCCTGGCGTTCAAGCAGCAGGGCCGAAAGATTACCATGCTCACGGCCTACGACTACGTCCAGGCCCAGCTGGTGGAAGAAGCGGGCGTGGACATGATCCTGGTCGGGGATTCCCTGGGAATGACCATGCTCGGGCTCGCCAGCACCGTGCCGGTTACCATGCAGGACATGCTGCACCATACCAAGGCGGTGGTGCGGGGGGCGCCCAACACCTTCGTGGTGGCCGATCTGCCCTTCCTTTCCTACCAGGTCAGCCGGGAGGCAGCCATCCGCAACGCCGGCCTGTTGATCAAGGAAGGGGGGGCAGACGCGGTAAAGCTGGAAGGGGGCGGCCCCATGGTGGAAATGGCGCGGGCCATCGTGGAGGCCGGCATACCGGTTCAGGGTCACCTCGGCCTCACCCCCCAGACGGCGGTGCAACTCGGCGGCTACCGGGTTCAGGGACGGGAAGAGCGGCAGGCACGTAAGATAGTGGAGGATGCCCGCGCCCTGGAAGAGGCCGGCTGCTTCAGCCTGGTCCTGGAGTGCGTGCCCACGGGGCTGGCGGCGGAGATCACCCGCGCCCTTTCCATACCGGTGATCGGCATCGGGGCCGGCCCTGACTGCGACGGGCAGGTGCTGGTCTTTCACGACGTCCTGGGGCTCTTCCGGCGCTTCGTGCCCAAGTTCGTCAAGCAGTACGCGCAGTTGCGGGAGCCCATTGTGGAGGCCTTTCGCACCTACGTGCGCGAGGTACAGGAAGGGGAGTTCCCGGACCTGGAACATAGCTTCAAGTAG
- a CDS encoding CvpA family protein: MLNWLDWVLLVLILLFALRGYSRGLVRELGGLAALLVGLAVAVPYAPRLGEQLGRAFPLVVEGLAAQLSASAAGTEASANPLLTSPLGDLFGLGLPVGTLIGHWLGYGVLTVIAFILIFLVVAGLVRWISSLASAAVNRTPLGVINRLLGLLLGGVIGAVILGLVLSLVGFFLQLGAQPGAPGPWQAALKHSALAPYLQQWFFAVAMQLKAWLQPV, from the coding sequence GTGCTTAACTGGCTCGATTGGGTACTGCTGGTACTGATTTTGCTTTTTGCCCTGCGCGGCTATTCCCGCGGTCTGGTGCGGGAACTGGGAGGGCTGGCAGCCCTGCTGGTGGGGCTGGCGGTGGCAGTACCCTATGCACCCAGGCTGGGGGAGCAGCTCGGCAGGGCGTTTCCGCTGGTGGTGGAAGGGCTGGCCGCGCAACTCTCGGCATCGGCGGCGGGCACGGAGGCTTCGGCCAATCCTCTCCTCACCTCACCGCTGGGAGACCTCTTCGGTTTGGGGCTGCCGGTCGGTACCCTTATCGGTCACTGGCTCGGCTACGGGGTGCTAACCGTCATAGCCTTTATCCTCATCTTTTTGGTCGTAGCCGGGCTGGTGCGCTGGATAAGTTCCCTGGCCAGTGCGGCCGTAAACCGTACCCCCCTGGGGGTCATCAACCGCCTGCTGGGGCTGCTGCTGGGCGGCGTGATCGGTGCCGTGATCCTGGGACTGGTTCTCAGCCTGGTCGGTTTCTTCTTGCAGCTCGGAGCCCAGCCGGGTGCACCCGGTCCGTGGCAGGCTGCCCTAAAGCACTCGGCGCTAGCCCCGTACCTGCAGCAGTGGTTCTTCGCGGTGGCCATGCAGCTAAAGGCGTGGTTGCAGCCGGTCTAG
- the yedF gene encoding sulfurtransferase-like selenium metabolism protein YedF, which yields METVVDARGLACPQPVVNTKRALEAAGEGVVVTIVDNEVARDNVVRFARSQGLRAEVEEKGSEYYIRISRTGFAELSQQANPALVEVLLVTGAALGRGDEELGRVLMQSFLTTLAQSEHLPRKILLLNSGVRLACEGSPVLDSLLALESKGVEIVACGTCLDYYGLKESLCVGSVTNMYSIVEALAEAEKILHL from the coding sequence ATGGAAACCGTGGTAGATGCGCGGGGGCTGGCCTGCCCGCAGCCGGTGGTGAACACCAAGAGGGCCCTGGAAGCGGCCGGGGAAGGAGTGGTGGTTACCATCGTGGATAATGAGGTGGCCCGGGACAACGTGGTCAGGTTTGCCCGTAGTCAGGGCCTGAGAGCGGAAGTGGAGGAGAAAGGCAGCGAGTACTATATTCGTATAAGCCGTACCGGCTTTGCCGAGTTGTCCCAGCAGGCCAACCCGGCGCTGGTAGAGGTCCTGCTGGTTACCGGCGCTGCCCTGGGACGGGGCGACGAGGAGCTGGGGCGGGTACTCATGCAGAGCTTCTTGACTACCCTGGCCCAGAGCGAGCATCTGCCCCGCAAAATCCTGCTTCTTAACTCCGGAGTGAGGCTGGCCTGTGAAGGCTCCCCGGTGCTGGATAGCCTCTTGGCGCTGGAGAGCAAGGGCGTGGAAATCGTCGCCTGCGGCACCTGCCTGGACTACTACGGCCTTAAGGAAAGCCTCTGCGTGGGTTCGGTCACCAACATGTACAGCATCGTGGAAGCCCTGGCCGAGGCGGAGAAGATCCTGCACCTCTAG
- a CDS encoding DUF951 domain-containing protein, with the protein MPRYALGDVVRLKKPHPCGSDTWEIVRTGMDFRLRCLGCGHQVLMPRPKFEKSVKALVAKTTGGKPEER; encoded by the coding sequence TTGCCCCGCTATGCCTTGGGGGACGTGGTCCGGCTTAAGAAGCCGCATCCCTGCGGGAGCGATACCTGGGAGATAGTGCGTACGGGCATGGATTTTCGGCTGCGCTGCCTGGGCTGCGGGCATCAGGTGCTAATGCCGCGCCCGAAGTTTGAGAAAAGCGTGAAGGCGCTGGTGGCCAAAACTACGGGCGGGAAGCCAGAAGAAAGGTGA
- the ychF gene encoding redox-regulated ATPase YchF has protein sequence MGFRCGIVGLPNAGKSTLFNALARAQAAVASYPFCTIEPNVGTVPVPDERLDRLAGLLQPERVVPATLRFVDVAGLVRGASRGEGLGNQFLGHLREVEALAHVVRCFPSPEVAHVEGELDPVRDAEIVDTELALADLELVERRLDKVRRQYRLGGEVGRREEVERLELLVERLNRGQPAREVPEVPAGPDLPLLTAKPMVYVANVGEEDLPQGGEAARKLAEYAAAHNCASLTLCARLEAELVELDEEERRAFMREYGLERSGLEELVRTGYALLGLITFFTVDGPEVRAWTVPVGTTAPRAAGKIHSDFERGFICAEVIPWETLTECGGLARAREMGLVRLEGRDYRVQDGDVIHFRFNV, from the coding sequence GTGGGCTTTCGTTGTGGTATCGTCGGTCTACCCAATGCCGGCAAGTCCACCCTGTTTAACGCCCTGGCCCGGGCGCAGGCGGCGGTGGCCAGCTACCCCTTCTGCACCATCGAGCCCAACGTGGGCACCGTGCCCGTGCCCGACGAGCGCCTGGACCGCCTGGCCGGGCTCCTCCAGCCGGAGAGGGTGGTGCCGGCCACCCTGCGCTTTGTGGACGTGGCCGGCCTGGTTCGGGGGGCGAGCCGGGGTGAAGGCCTGGGCAACCAGTTCCTGGGGCACCTGCGCGAGGTCGAGGCCCTGGCGCACGTGGTAAGGTGCTTCCCGTCCCCGGAGGTGGCCCACGTGGAGGGGGAGCTGGACCCGGTGCGCGACGCCGAAATCGTGGACACGGAGCTGGCCCTGGCCGACCTCGAATTGGTCGAGCGCCGCCTGGATAAGGTGCGGCGGCAGTACCGGCTGGGAGGAGAGGTGGGGCGCCGGGAGGAAGTGGAGCGCCTGGAGCTGCTGGTCGAGCGCCTCAACCGGGGCCAACCCGCCCGGGAGGTGCCGGAGGTTCCCGCCGGCCCCGATCTGCCGCTTCTGACCGCCAAGCCCATGGTATACGTGGCCAACGTGGGCGAAGAGGATCTTCCCCAAGGAGGGGAGGCGGCGCGAAAGCTGGCCGAGTACGCCGCCGCGCATAACTGCGCTTCCCTCACTCTCTGTGCGCGGCTTGAGGCCGAACTGGTGGAGCTGGACGAGGAGGAGCGGCGGGCCTTCATGAGAGAGTACGGCCTGGAGCGCTCCGGGCTGGAAGAGCTGGTGCGGACCGGATATGCCCTGCTGGGGCTGATCACCTTTTTTACCGTGGACGGGCCCGAAGTCCGGGCCTGGACGGTGCCGGTGGGCACCACGGCCCCGAGGGCGGCAGGGAAGATCCACAGCGACTTCGAGCGGGGGTTCATCTGCGCCGAGGTGATACCCTGGGAGACCCTCACTGAGTGCGGCGGCCTGGCGCGGGCTCGGGAGATGGGCTTGGTACGGCTGGAGGGCCGCGACTACCGGGTCCAGGACGGGGACGTGATCCACTTCCGGTTTAACGTGTGA
- the cas3 gene encoding CRISPR-associated helicase Cas3', with protein MEQVYSHTPNERGCWHDLVVHLTRVAELAAGFAGIFGGEPHATWVGLFHDLGKFHPRFQEYLWAQHQGKSHPRVRHAVWGAAAAYLLLYKTAGDPRAWEEVALPVYGHHGGLATAGRLAQDLEDFLQQDSTRLASIIQALRSLPRPPALRPCPAQSTRRELFIRMIFSALVDADYLDTESHFSPQAAQRREAWPSIAELWPRFLGNQQTFLAGRGPATLADRVRGEVYEACLQAAEDPSGVWRLTVPTGGGKTRSGLAFALKHALVHGKRRVIVAIPYTSIIDQTAGVYRDILGEDAVLEHHSQVQVQDDEAEDGLPLRLRLASENWAAPLIVTTTVQLFESLFTDRPSRARRLHNLAQSVILLDEVQAFPAELLRPTFDVLRALVEDYGVSLVLSTATQPTFDRAPYLEEFCGLQVREIVPQYPEHFRLLSNRVRYEFRPQPLGWQELAAEIRELPQVLVVLNSRRDALEMLKALGDVTDVFHLSTLLCGAHRRQILAEVTRRLRQGKPVRLVSTQVVEAGVDLDFPVVYRAVGPLDRVVQAAGRCNREGRLSEGRVVVFEPASGRTPSGPYKVGLEKARLLLKTHPPESLHNPQLYQEYFQRLFADVNLDKKDVQQYRRDLNYPEVARRYRLIDEETVPVVAPYGEAEERLQEWLARPSRRSWQRLQPYLVGIFHHEAAKFREAGLLEPLSTGFYRWRGKYDERLGLVGPIYDPSDLIV; from the coding sequence ATGGAACAAGTCTATTCACACACACCAAATGAGCGGGGGTGTTGGCATGATTTGGTTGTCCACCTAACTAGGGTGGCCGAACTGGCGGCCGGCTTTGCCGGGATTTTTGGTGGTGAGCCGCATGCGACCTGGGTCGGCCTTTTCCACGACCTTGGGAAGTTTCATCCGCGGTTTCAGGAGTATCTGTGGGCCCAGCACCAAGGTAAGAGCCACCCGCGAGTGCGGCACGCCGTATGGGGAGCGGCCGCCGCGTACTTGCTGCTGTACAAGACCGCCGGTGACCCTAGAGCTTGGGAAGAAGTAGCTCTTCCCGTTTACGGCCACCACGGCGGGCTTGCCACTGCCGGTCGCCTGGCCCAGGACCTGGAGGATTTTCTGCAACAAGACTCTACGCGCCTTGCGTCCATTATCCAAGCGTTGCGTTCTCTCCCCCGACCGCCTGCCCTGCGTCCGTGCCCGGCCCAAAGTACCCGCCGCGAACTCTTCATCCGCATGATCTTCTCCGCGCTGGTGGATGCGGACTATCTGGATACCGAGAGCCATTTCTCCCCTCAGGCGGCGCAGCGGCGAGAAGCGTGGCCGTCCATCGCGGAACTCTGGCCTCGATTCTTGGGCAACCAGCAGACGTTCCTGGCAGGGCGCGGGCCTGCTACCCTTGCCGACCGGGTGCGCGGGGAGGTGTATGAGGCTTGCCTCCAAGCGGCGGAAGACCCTTCCGGCGTCTGGCGGCTCACCGTGCCGACGGGCGGAGGGAAGACAAGAAGCGGGCTGGCCTTCGCCCTCAAGCACGCCCTGGTCCATGGCAAGCGCCGGGTCATAGTAGCCATTCCGTATACCAGCATTATCGACCAGACGGCTGGAGTCTACCGCGATATCCTCGGCGAGGATGCGGTTCTTGAGCATCACAGCCAGGTTCAGGTTCAGGACGATGAGGCCGAAGATGGCCTGCCGCTTCGGTTACGCCTTGCCTCCGAGAACTGGGCGGCACCGCTAATCGTTACCACCACCGTGCAACTCTTCGAGAGCCTATTTACTGACCGGCCCAGCAGAGCCCGCCGGCTGCATAATCTCGCTCAAAGCGTTATCCTTCTGGACGAGGTACAGGCTTTCCCCGCAGAGCTTCTTAGGCCCACCTTTGACGTCCTCCGGGCCCTGGTAGAGGATTACGGCGTGTCTCTGGTCCTGTCCACCGCCACCCAGCCCACGTTTGACCGCGCTCCATATCTTGAAGAGTTTTGCGGCCTCCAGGTACGGGAGATCGTGCCTCAGTACCCGGAGCACTTCCGGTTGCTCAGTAACCGGGTGCGGTACGAGTTCCGTCCGCAACCGTTAGGCTGGCAGGAACTGGCGGCTGAGATCCGCGAACTGCCTCAAGTCTTGGTGGTGCTTAATTCCCGCCGGGATGCCCTGGAAATGCTCAAGGCTTTGGGGGACGTGACGGACGTTTTCCACCTATCCACGCTCCTGTGCGGAGCCCACCGGCGCCAAATCCTGGCGGAGGTAACACGGCGTCTGCGGCAGGGCAAGCCGGTACGGCTGGTCAGTACCCAGGTAGTGGAGGCGGGCGTAGACCTGGATTTTCCGGTAGTCTACCGGGCGGTAGGTCCCTTGGACCGCGTAGTTCAGGCCGCCGGCCGGTGTAACCGGGAAGGCCGCCTTTCAGAGGGCAGGGTAGTAGTCTTTGAACCGGCGTCCGGCAGGACGCCTAGCGGTCCTTATAAAGTGGGGCTGGAAAAGGCCCGGCTCCTCCTGAAAACCCACCCGCCAGAGAGCCTCCACAATCCGCAGCTTTACCAGGAATACTTCCAAAGGCTGTTCGCCGACGTAAACTTGGACAAGAAGGACGTACAGCAGTATCGCCGCGATCTTAACTACCCCGAGGTAGCCCGGCGGTACCGGCTCATAGACGAGGAAACAGTGCCCGTGGTGGCGCCGTACGGCGAGGCGGAAGAACGGCTGCAGGAGTGGCTGGCCCGGCCCAGCCGCCGGAGCTGGCAGCGGCTGCAGCCCTACCTGGTGGGGATTTTCCACCATGAGGCGGCGAAGTTCAGGGAGGCCGGGCTGCTGGAGCCCCTGAGTACAGGCTTCTACCGGTGGCGGGGTAAGTACGACGAGCGCTTAGGGCTGGTCGGGCCGATCTACGATCCCAGCGACCTGATTGTATAG
- the cas5c gene encoding type I-C CRISPR-associated protein Cas5c, which yields MQAAGAIRVKVWGDYACFTRPEFKVERVSYPVITPSAARGILEAIFWKPEIRYEITAIGVLQLGTQMVILRNEVDRRQANAPFFVEDARQQRSSLILKDVAYLILAEMKLRAHATDPIAKYLDQFNRRVERGQCYHRPYLGTREFAAFFSGDGGEAPNPLLNLDLGIMLFDIAFVESKERTELEFVRHGPGGARRTRGYAQALFFRAQLEQGWLRVPPEKYHELYRLEDGPNAQCSS from the coding sequence TTGCAAGCAGCGGGAGCGATCAGGGTTAAGGTGTGGGGGGACTATGCCTGTTTTACGCGCCCGGAGTTTAAGGTAGAAAGAGTCAGTTACCCGGTAATTACTCCCTCGGCCGCCCGGGGCATATTGGAGGCCATCTTCTGGAAACCCGAAATACGCTACGAGATAACCGCGATCGGCGTGCTGCAGCTCGGCACCCAAATGGTGATTCTGCGTAACGAAGTAGACCGCCGTCAGGCAAACGCGCCGTTCTTCGTCGAAGATGCCCGCCAGCAGCGGTCAAGCCTGATACTTAAAGATGTAGCCTACCTTATCCTGGCCGAGATGAAGCTAAGGGCACACGCCACCGACCCGATCGCCAAATATCTCGACCAATTCAACCGCCGCGTGGAGAGGGGCCAATGCTACCACCGTCCTTATCTTGGCACCCGGGAGTTTGCCGCGTTTTTCTCGGGTGATGGCGGAGAGGCACCTAACCCGTTACTGAATCTGGATCTTGGGATAATGCTTTTTGATATCGCCTTTGTGGAGAGTAAGGAGCGCACGGAACTCGAGTTCGTCCGGCACGGTCCTGGGGGCGCGAGGCGGACACGGGGATACGCTCAAGCCCTGTTCTTCCGGGCGCAACTGGAACAGGGATGGCTAAGGGTGCCACCTGAAAAGTACCATGAGCTTTACCGGCTGGAGGATGGTCCAAATGCTCAGTGCTCTAGTTGA
- the cas8c gene encoding type I-C CRISPR-associated protein Cas8c/Csd1, protein MSFTGWRMVQMLSALVEAAQRFRREGELPPRGYKPKAPKRIWIVNLEEGSVFLEGPYTQKEPDTLAPHRLLAPDRQRSGTPSETNLKPYLLVDDARYSLGKAEPGKEEEARLLHRGFVALLESAYKRTQVPELKAIIDFLKSNKVEEVRTQVGPKDIIRFLVDGEDPAESPAVQAFWAEYLATELVAGHRAHCGICGAEAHVLRIFPREVVVLGQKCQITSFNSEAFASYGKAQTENAPTCFACGSDAVDALDYLIRSERHHRTLLVGGGARGLENQLAVFWLQEKVELIHEDRVYDLEALLGAVLGDVDRTSGPPAELSQLDALLGVPWNARASALNVDESRFYLAVLSTNKARLVVRDWLETSVGRIRDNLRLFLAAQRIVDPYGQTRRVFPIPVLLAVLKAGDPNVTHDLLRAAYLGLRPREGLLEVALQRIRNPKVLRNPQMLHPLLALIKLVLTYGGEEAISMEVLDITRDRAAYLSGRLLAVLEEAQRRASGGNLNSTLTDRFYAAVAAAPAANLAILLARAKVSHLPKIRREGRGYKEIEGILEEIFTRLEAREGLPAILNPRDQAEFALGYYHQRAQFRQEAREVSDKHHGESMPERR, encoded by the coding sequence ATGAGCTTTACCGGCTGGAGGATGGTCCAAATGCTCAGTGCTCTAGTTGAAGCAGCTCAGCGTTTCCGGCGTGAGGGCGAGTTGCCGCCCAGGGGATACAAACCCAAAGCGCCCAAGCGGATTTGGATTGTGAACCTTGAGGAAGGTTCGGTTTTCCTTGAAGGACCATATACCCAAAAAGAGCCGGACACTCTCGCACCGCACCGCCTGTTGGCGCCGGACCGCCAGCGCTCGGGAACCCCTTCGGAAACCAACCTCAAACCCTACCTGCTGGTGGACGATGCCCGCTACTCGCTTGGTAAGGCCGAACCCGGCAAGGAAGAGGAAGCCAGGCTGCTGCACCGAGGATTTGTGGCTCTTCTAGAGAGCGCCTACAAGAGGACTCAAGTCCCAGAGTTGAAGGCGATAATCGATTTTCTGAAATCAAACAAGGTGGAAGAAGTGCGCACGCAAGTAGGGCCCAAAGACATCATACGGTTCCTGGTTGACGGTGAGGACCCGGCTGAAAGCCCGGCGGTTCAGGCTTTTTGGGCCGAGTATCTAGCAACAGAGCTAGTGGCCGGTCACCGTGCTCACTGCGGGATTTGTGGTGCGGAGGCGCACGTACTCCGCATCTTCCCGCGCGAGGTAGTAGTGCTGGGCCAGAAATGCCAGATAACCTCCTTTAACTCCGAGGCTTTTGCCTCTTACGGGAAGGCACAGACGGAAAATGCTCCGACTTGCTTTGCATGTGGCAGCGATGCAGTAGATGCCCTTGACTATCTGATCCGGAGCGAACGGCACCACCGTACCCTGCTAGTTGGGGGAGGAGCGCGGGGGTTAGAGAATCAGCTTGCGGTATTCTGGCTTCAGGAGAAGGTGGAATTGATTCATGAAGACCGGGTCTACGACCTCGAGGCCCTTCTTGGCGCCGTACTGGGAGACGTGGACCGGACAAGCGGCCCGCCGGCAGAGCTTTCCCAGCTTGACGCGTTGCTGGGCGTTCCATGGAACGCGAGGGCCAGCGCCCTAAACGTTGATGAATCCCGTTTCTACCTCGCGGTTCTTTCTACCAATAAAGCGAGGCTGGTGGTTCGGGACTGGCTTGAGACTTCGGTTGGAAGAATTAGAGACAACCTTAGGCTCTTTCTGGCCGCACAAAGAATTGTTGATCCCTACGGGCAAACACGGCGGGTGTTTCCCATACCCGTGCTCCTGGCTGTGCTTAAGGCCGGAGATCCTAATGTTACCCATGACCTCCTGCGAGCGGCCTACCTGGGGCTTAGGCCGCGTGAAGGGCTCCTAGAGGTGGCCTTGCAGCGGATTCGCAATCCGAAGGTGTTGCGGAACCCCCAGATGCTTCATCCCCTGCTGGCCCTAATAAAGCTCGTGCTTACCTATGGTGGGGAGGAGGCTATTAGCATGGAAGTCTTGGATATTACCCGTGACCGGGCAGCTTATCTCTCTGGAAGGTTACTGGCAGTGCTAGAAGAGGCGCAGCGTCGCGCTTCCGGGGGGAACCTCAATAGTACTCTGACCGACCGCTTCTATGCGGCTGTGGCAGCGGCACCGGCGGCGAACCTGGCGATCTTGCTCGCACGCGCGAAGGTCTCACACCTGCCCAAGATCCGGCGCGAAGGGCGTGGCTATAAGGAGATCGAGGGAATTCTGGAGGAAATCTTTACGCGGCTCGAGGCTCGAGAAGGGCTTCCCGCTATCCTAAACCCTAGAGATCAGGCGGAGTTCGCTTTGGGGTACTACCACCAGCGTGCGCAGTTTCGGCAAGAAGCCAGGGAGGTGTCAGATAAACATCATGGAGAAAGTATGCCTGAAAGGCGATAA
- the cas7c gene encoding type I-C CRISPR-associated protein Cas7/Csd2 — MEKVCLKGDKRHEFILLFDVKSGNPNGDPDAGNMPRIDPETMHGLVTDVAIKRKIRDYAALVLGKDIFIRSEVALNTLISEAFKEAGVEPLQALLSEAEQDDEELLAWIGGKQEAGFWVQQGRVMYSGGATKPKEIAKILTDGIEEDQKELAKKLQQVAQRLAEAAKNYKGKGITREDREEARKRLCARYFDIRMFGAVLSTGLNAGQVRGPVQVTFARSLDPILPMDIAITRQARTTEERMATGSTEMGRKPIVPYGLYRAHGFYNPFLARQTGVGQEDLEALWEALANLFEYDRSASKGEMHVRRLWVFTHENPKGNAPAHRLFELVQVRKKPSVSVPRNFDDYEIIVEEGRVPPGVTLTRLV; from the coding sequence ATGGAGAAAGTATGCCTGAAAGGCGATAAGCGTCACGAGTTTATCTTGCTCTTTGACGTAAAAAGCGGAAACCCGAATGGGGACCCGGATGCGGGCAACATGCCGCGTATTGACCCCGAAACCATGCACGGCCTCGTTACCGATGTGGCTATCAAGCGTAAGATCCGGGACTATGCGGCCTTGGTTCTCGGGAAAGACATTTTCATTAGAAGTGAGGTGGCCCTCAATACTCTTATTTCTGAGGCTTTCAAAGAGGCGGGGGTAGAACCGTTACAGGCGTTGCTAAGCGAGGCAGAGCAGGACGATGAGGAGTTGCTTGCGTGGATTGGAGGCAAGCAGGAGGCTGGCTTCTGGGTACAGCAAGGCCGCGTCATGTATTCTGGCGGGGCAACCAAGCCCAAAGAGATTGCCAAGATACTTACGGATGGCATTGAGGAAGACCAGAAAGAACTTGCCAAAAAGCTTCAGCAGGTGGCCCAGCGTCTGGCGGAGGCTGCAAAGAACTACAAAGGTAAGGGTATCACACGCGAGGATCGGGAGGAGGCTCGTAAACGGCTCTGTGCCAGGTACTTCGATATTCGCATGTTTGGCGCCGTTCTATCTACAGGGCTGAACGCAGGCCAAGTAAGAGGGCCGGTGCAAGTTACCTTTGCGAGGTCTCTCGATCCAATTCTCCCCATGGATATTGCAATTACCCGTCAGGCCCGCACCACCGAGGAACGGATGGCAACCGGCAGCACCGAAATGGGGCGTAAGCCGATTGTACCGTACGGTCTCTACCGCGCCCACGGTTTCTACAATCCTTTTCTGGCCCGACAGACTGGCGTTGGGCAGGAGGACCTCGAGGCGCTTTGGGAAGCCCTTGCAAACCTCTTCGAGTATGACCGCTCGGCCTCAAAGGGCGAGATGCACGTCCGTAGGCTCTGGGTATTTACGCACGAGAACCCCAAGGGTAACGCCCCGGCGCATAGGCTCTTCGAACTGGTGCAGGTACGCAAGAAGCCCAGCGTAAGCGTACCCCGCAACTTTGATGATTACGAGATTATCGTGGAGGAGGGAAGGGTGCCGCCGGGAGTCACTCTTACCCGGCTGGTGTAA
- the cas4 gene encoding CRISPR-associated protein Cas4, with protein sequence MEELVPISALQHYVYCPRQCALIHVEQVWEENLYTLRGQRLHQTVDVPDSALRDGLRVERALPLWSEKLGIVGRADVVEFLPDGTPYPVDYKTGPRRARRADEVQLCAQALCLEEMLGRAVPSGALYHHASRRRREVRFTAELRAEVEKVVAEVRELLGNDRLPAPAADSRCRDCSLVEACMPHALRGLPAWLEREWK encoded by the coding sequence GTGGAAGAGCTCGTCCCCATCAGCGCCTTGCAACATTACGTGTACTGCCCGCGCCAGTGCGCTCTAATACACGTGGAGCAAGTTTGGGAGGAGAACCTTTACACCCTGCGGGGCCAACGGCTTCACCAGACGGTGGACGTGCCCGATTCCGCACTGCGAGACGGCCTGCGGGTTGAACGTGCCTTGCCTCTTTGGTCGGAGAAGTTAGGTATAGTAGGCAGGGCCGATGTGGTAGAGTTCTTGCCTGACGGCACGCCTTATCCGGTAGATTACAAGACCGGGCCCCGGCGGGCGAGGCGGGCGGACGAGGTCCAGCTCTGCGCCCAAGCCCTATGCTTAGAAGAGATGTTGGGACGGGCGGTGCCGTCTGGCGCCCTTTATCATCACGCTTCCCGCCGGCGGCGCGAGGTCCGGTTTACCGCAGAGCTTCGGGCAGAGGTAGAAAAGGTCGTGGCGGAAGTGCGCGAACTACTTGGGAACGATAGGCTACCGGCGCCGGCGGCCGATAGTCGCTGTCGTGACTGTTCTCTGGTAGAGGCCTGTATGCCCCATGCCTTGCGGGGCCTCCCTGCATGGTTGGAACGGGAATGGAAATGA